The following are encoded together in the Roseivirga misakiensis genome:
- a CDS encoding glycosyltransferase family 117 protein, with protein sequence MTDFKKINNLTGWGVFLVSLVAYILTIEETASFWDSGEFIAIAYKLEVSHPPGAPLFMLIGRLFSFLSFGDVTQVAYWINMSSAVASAMTILFLYWSIVMLGRKLIDAKYGEENDLQKLLLMGAGVVGSLAFTFTDSFWFSAVEGEVYALSSFFTAVVFWAILKWELVEEESRANKWLVFIAYMLGLSTGIHLLGLVTLPALGLIYYFKKYENATLKGGILAVLASLVLIVVINSFIIPGLPTLAGAFEITFVNTFGLPFGSGALFLTIMVIVAIVLGLRYTAKKDFVNANTLILSMAFILIGYACYAVILIRSRADPPIDQNNPEDVMTFISYLKREQYGSRPLLKGQYFNAPQAGTRRGAPVYYKADGSYKIKDYKTIIDYDPEYTTFLPRMWSANPGHPQTYMAKTGLRPGEKPSFMQNLGFMFSHQIGHMYLRYFMFNFAGRESDIQNADWIGPFESSEGVPKTILENKGRNQYFMIPLILGLIGFFFQFNKDPKRFAATLMFFILTGLALVVYLNSPPIEPRERDYIYVGSYYVFAFWIGFSVLAIGKTLLSRKAAKSMVIGSIAIGMLAPIILAKENWDDHDRSGRYLSVDSARNFLASCAPNAILFTGGDNDTFPLWYIQEVEGFRTDVRVVVMSYYETDWYIDQTATKMNDSEGFPYSLTIDNYREGTNDALYINEMQQFAGQAADLDDYLDIVKRDVDGFKLTMQSGDRIMSVPTEILKLEVDTSAVLESGIIPDNLKPYVTPTMFFGFKKDQNGELQSRVLTKGQMMLLDLIAHNNWERPIYFNYTSVSSLNFNIDPYLVQEGMAYRLLPIMNPNGVGRDMVNTDLMYENITEKMRFRGLDDPKANLNEDYRGFIQNHRSMFTALSDALIAEGDTLRAKEMLDMGMEKMPVEASPYDVSSIGFVQGYFDIGETDKATQIAVDMANQFDAEVTYLQSKLRYDREYSLKTRGLRYLEALLRGNGKTEEAEKIRLMLDAQNVRLEADYRNF encoded by the coding sequence ATGACGGATTTTAAGAAGATAAATAATCTTACAGGCTGGGGTGTTTTTCTAGTTTCATTGGTCGCATACATCTTGACCATAGAAGAAACTGCCAGTTTTTGGGATAGTGGGGAGTTTATTGCCATCGCGTATAAACTAGAAGTATCTCACCCTCCAGGGGCTCCACTTTTTATGCTTATTGGTCGTTTGTTCTCCTTTTTATCATTCGGAGATGTTACCCAAGTTGCTTACTGGATTAATATGTCCAGTGCGGTGGCTTCAGCCATGACTATTCTTTTCCTGTACTGGTCGATTGTTATGCTTGGAAGAAAGCTAATCGATGCGAAATATGGTGAAGAGAATGATTTACAGAAATTATTACTGATGGGGGCGGGAGTCGTTGGCTCCTTGGCATTTACCTTTACTGATTCATTTTGGTTTTCTGCGGTTGAAGGCGAGGTTTATGCATTGTCGTCATTCTTTACCGCTGTAGTTTTTTGGGCCATTTTAAAATGGGAGCTTGTTGAAGAAGAAAGTCGAGCAAACAAATGGCTCGTTTTTATTGCTTACATGCTTGGACTATCGACAGGTATCCACTTATTGGGGCTTGTAACACTGCCTGCACTGGGCCTGATATACTATTTCAAAAAGTACGAAAACGCAACATTGAAGGGTGGTATTCTGGCTGTTTTAGCCAGTCTAGTGCTGATTGTTGTAATCAATAGCTTTATCATTCCTGGCCTACCGACCTTGGCAGGCGCATTTGAAATTACTTTTGTCAACACGTTTGGGTTACCATTTGGATCAGGAGCATTGTTCTTGACTATTATGGTAATTGTAGCAATTGTTCTTGGTTTAAGATATACCGCGAAAAAAGACTTCGTGAATGCTAATACCTTGATTTTGTCGATGGCATTTATCTTGATAGGTTATGCTTGCTACGCCGTAATTTTAATTAGATCACGAGCCGATCCACCGATTGATCAAAACAACCCTGAAGACGTAATGACTTTCATCTCTTACCTGAAAAGAGAGCAATACGGAAGCCGACCACTCCTAAAAGGGCAGTATTTCAACGCTCCACAGGCAGGTACACGAAGAGGGGCGCCAGTATACTATAAAGCTGATGGGAGCTATAAGATTAAGGATTATAAAACTATTATAGATTACGATCCAGAGTACACTACTTTTTTACCGAGAATGTGGAGTGCTAACCCAGGTCATCCGCAGACTTATATGGCAAAAACCGGTTTAAGGCCAGGTGAAAAGCCAAGTTTTATGCAGAACCTAGGGTTTATGTTTAGTCATCAGATTGGACATATGTACCTCAGGTATTTTATGTTCAATTTTGCTGGGCGTGAAAGCGACATTCAAAACGCAGATTGGATAGGCCCATTCGAATCTAGCGAAGGTGTACCTAAAACAATACTAGAGAACAAGGGAAGGAATCAGTATTTTATGATTCCGTTGATTCTAGGGTTAATTGGTTTCTTTTTCCAATTCAATAAAGACCCTAAGCGATTTGCCGCTACACTAATGTTCTTTATCCTAACGGGTTTGGCTTTGGTTGTTTATTTGAATTCTCCACCGATAGAACCTCGTGAAAGAGACTATATATATGTAGGCTCCTATTATGTATTCGCCTTCTGGATTGGATTTTCAGTATTGGCGATTGGCAAAACTCTGCTGAGTCGAAAAGCCGCCAAATCAATGGTTATTGGTTCCATCGCCATTGGAATGTTAGCGCCGATTATTTTGGCTAAAGAAAACTGGGACGATCACGATCGATCAGGTAGATACCTTTCAGTTGATTCCGCTAGAAACTTCCTAGCGTCTTGCGCACCAAATGCAATCTTATTTACCGGTGGTGATAACGATACTTTCCCGCTTTGGTATATCCAAGAAGTAGAAGGTTTTAGAACTGACGTGAGAGTGGTTGTGATGAGTTATTATGAAACCGATTGGTACATTGATCAAACGGCTACAAAAATGAATGACTCAGAAGGATTCCCTTATTCTTTGACAATCGATAATTACCGCGAAGGGACAAATGATGCGCTTTATATCAATGAAATGCAGCAGTTTGCAGGTCAGGCGGCAGATTTAGATGACTATTTGGATATCGTGAAACGTGATGTCGATGGTTTTAAACTGACTATGCAGTCTGGTGATAGAATCATGTCTGTTCCTACTGAAATACTGAAGTTGGAAGTAGATACTTCGGCAGTTTTAGAGAGCGGTATAATTCCTGATAACTTAAAGCCGTACGTTACACCTACAATGTTCTTTGGTTTCAAGAAGGATCAGAATGGTGAATTGCAAAGTAGGGTTTTGACCAAAGGTCAGATGATGTTGTTAGACTTGATTGCCCATAACAATTGGGAAAGACCAATCTATTTCAATTACACTTCTGTGTCATCATTAAACTTTAACATCGATCCTTACCTGGTGCAGGAAGGTATGGCTTACAGGCTGTTACCGATTATGAATCCAAATGGTGTTGGTCGAGATATGGTCAACACGGATTTAATGTATGAGAACATTACCGAGAAGATGAGGTTTAGAGGTCTTGATGACCCTAAAGCTAACTTGAACGAGGATTACCGAGGTTTTATCCAAAATCATCGATCTATGTTCACTGCCCTTTCTGATGCCTTAATTGCCGAAGGTGATACGCTAAGAGCGAAAGAAATGTTGGACATGGGCATGGAAAAAATGCCAGTTGAAGCGTCACCGTATGATGTATCATCCATCGGGTTCGTTCAAGGCTATTTCGACATAGGCGAGACAGATAAAGCAACCCAAATAGCTGTGGATATGGCTAATCAGTTCGATGCCGAGGTGACCTACTTACAGAGTAAGTTGCGCTATGACAGAGAGTACAGTTTAAAAACCCGAGGTCTTAGATATCTTGAGGCCCTTTTAAGAGGTAATGGTAAAACTGAAGAGGCAGAAAAGATTAGATTGATGCTAGATGCTCAAAACGTGAGACTTGAGGCTGACTATAGAAATTTCTAA